From Daucus carota subsp. sativus chromosome 6, DH1 v3.0, whole genome shotgun sequence, the proteins below share one genomic window:
- the LOC108227608 gene encoding protein WHAT'S THIS FACTOR 1, chloroplastic yields MKILLHILQSPAYRRHQTRSIFDSAAPIKWVRDRALDHAVEKERNLKPMINLKNFIKSEPSKTSPISLILQHKHDLETPFRPIEFIRKYPSVFEEFLPGGIGVNPHIRLTNEVMQLDGEEEMVFLSGGHKQDVADKLLKLLMVGKVNRIPLRVIDKLKWDLGLPNDYVESVVPEFPDYFCVRKCDGLGVLELVCWSEELAVSEMEKRAMSGKEGYSKGMPIAFPLQYSRGFEVDKKFKKWVDDWQKLPYVTPYESVLSCQGKGDEFDKWAVGVLHEILSLFVPKKTEKDNILLLGDYLGVRSRFKKALLQHPGIFYISSKLHTHTVVLRDAYKRDLLIGKPNPVMEMRSKYIHLMTAVKEESKSKSAQVGNTRRKKKSVDLKEGEEEDSKDDENEEEEDENSNRLSDSEFEEESDDDDYEDESDDDESEHESTMNRGRASGKSSFEEKARALRTEQKQFDGRHPSKTGDRRSPTHSRGKEIPAKFDRDESNRRHQSKTLDGQSPSYERGRQSPIRNERHESTGRRESNYRHERDESKRSYPDKAQDKRSSTFSGRREGPWRDESDRSARRQSPIRNEREESNGRRESNFRNDSNESKRSYPDKSQDKRSSTFSGRRERPWRNEPDRAAKRYPRGTEDSQSPQSFRGQEASPTNSPNQSDRRHPSKARDEQSPTHTRGKETLKNQMARRKPHGRSDVSRTRKSTSPNKTPTF; encoded by the coding sequence ATGAAAATTCTCCTCCACATCCTCCAATCCCCCGCCTACCGCCGTCACCAAACCCGTTCAATCTTCGATTCCGCCGCCCCCATCAAATGGGTTCGCGACAGAGCCTTAGATCACGCCGTagaaaaagaaaggaacctaAAACCTATGATAAACCTCAAGAACTTCATCAAGTCTGAGCCCTCCAAAACCTCCCCAATCTCTCTCATTCTCCAACACAAACATGACCTTGAAACCCCTTTTAGGCCAATTGAGTTTATTCGCAAGTACCCTTCTGTTTTCGAAGAGTTTTTGCCCGGTGGAATCGGGGTGAATCCTCATATTAGGCTGACTAATGAGGTGATGCAGCTTGATGGGGAGGAGGAGATGGTGTTTTTGAGTGGAGGGCATAAGCAGGATGTGGCTGATAAGCTGTTGAAGCTGTTGATGGTGGGGAAGGTTAATAGGATTCCATTGCGTGTTATCGATAAGTTGAAGTGGGATTTAGGTCTGCCTAATGATTATGTTGAAAGTGTTGTTCCCGAGTTTCCAGATTATTTTTGTGTTAGGAAATGTGATGGTTTGGGGGTTCTTGAATTGGTGTGTTGGAGTGAGGAGTTGGCTGTGTCGGAGATGGAGAAAAGGGCAATGAGTGGTAAAGAGGGGTATAGTAAGGGAATGCCAATTGCGTTTCCTTTGCAGTATTCGAGAGGGTTTGAGGTTGATAAGAAGTTTAAGAAGTGGGTTGATGATTGGCAGAAGTTGCCTTATGTTACTCCATATGAGAGTGTGCTGAGTTGTCAGGGCAAAGGGGATGAGTTTGATAAGTGGGCGGTCGGGGTTTTGCATGAGATTCTAAGTCTTTTTGTGCCCAAGAAGACTGAGAAGGATAATATTCTATTGCTTGGAGATTATTTGGGGGTTAGGTCGAGGTTTAAGAAGGCTTTGCTTCAACATCCtggtatattttatatttcgaGTAAGCTTCATACTCATACTGTTGTTCTGAGGGATGCTTATAAGAGGGATTTGTTGATTGGGAAGCCTAATCCAGTAATGGAAATGAGGTCTAAGTATATTCACCTTATGACTGCGGTGAAAGAGGAGAGTAAATCAAAGAGTGCCCAAGTTGGTAATActcgaaggaaaaagaaaagtgtTGATTTAAAAGAAGGGGAGGAAGAGGATTCAAAGGACGATGAAAAtgaggaagaagaagatgaaaatTCAAATAGGTTGTCAGATTCTGAGTTTGAGGAGGAGTCTGATGATGATGACTATGAGGACGAGTCTGATGATGATGAAAGTGAACATGAGAGTACAATGAACAGAGGAAGAGCAAGCGGAAAATCAAGTTTCGAAGAGAAGGCAAGAGCTTTGAGGACTGAGCAGAAACAATTTGATGGAAGACACCCAAGTAAAACTGGGGACAGACGGTCACCCACACATTCCAGAGGGAAAGAAATCCCCGCAAAATTTGACAGAGACGAATCAAATAGAAGGCACCAAAGTAAAACTTTGGATGGCCAATCGCCATCATATGAAAGAGGAAGACAAAGTCCTATAAGAAATGAGAGACATGAATCAACTGGAAGACGAGAAAGCAATTATAGACATGAGAGAGATGAATCAAAAAGAAGCTACCCTGATAAAGCTCAGGACAAAAGGTCATCAACATTTTCTGGAAGAAGAGAAGGCCCGTGGAGAGATGAGTCAGATCGTTCTGCTAGAAGACAAAGCCCTATTAGAAATGAGAGAGAAGAATCAAATGGAAGAAGAGAAAGCAATTTTAGAAATGATAGTAATGAATCAAAAAGAAGTTACCCTGATAAATCTCAGGACAAAAGGTCATCAACATTTTCCGGAAGAAGAGAACGCCCTTGGAGAAATGAGCCAGATCGTGCTGCTAAAAGATACCCGAGAGGAACTGAGGATAGTCAGTCACCTCAAAGTTTTAGAGGTCAAGAAGCCTCTCCCACAAATAGTCCAAACCAATCTGATAGACGACATCCCAGTAAAGCTCGTGACGAGCAGTCACCTACACACACCAGAGGTAAAGAAACGCTTAAAAACCAAATGGCTCGTAGGAAACCGCATGGAAGGTCAGATGTCTCGAGAACCAGAAAGAGTACTTCTCCAAACAAGACACCTACTTTTTAA